CTGCTGATAGCGAGGTCCACGAGGTGAGTGATCTGCACGATGGTGTTCGGGTGGCCACCGAGTACCCAGAGCTCACCCGTCGGTTCTTTCGCGAACACGGCGTTGAGCCGGTGATCCTGCTCTCCTACGGCGCCACTGAGGCCAAGATACCAGAGATCGCCGACGCCGTCGTTGAGATCACGGAGACGGGAAGGGCATTGCGCGCGGCCGGACTGAGGATCATCGATACGGTTTTGGTCTCTTACACTGAGCTCATTGCGAACCCGGTCAGTGCCGCTAATCCTGAGAAGCGCCACGCGATGGAGCAACTCCAGACGTTGTTATTGGGGGCCTTGTCCGCTCGTGATCGGGTGCTGGTCAAACTCAATGTTGGGGGTGATCATCTCAGCGATATCATCGAGGCGTTACCGGCGATGAAGTCACCGACGGTTTCACAGCTTTACAAAGAGAGTGGTTTTGCTGTGGAGGCGGTGGTGCCTCGCTCCGCGATCAACCTGCTGATCCCCCTCCTCAAAGACCGGGGTGCTACCGACATCCTCGAGCTCCCACTCTCGAAGGTTGTGCCGTAGATGGGGTGGCTGACCCGACGATTCGG
The window above is part of the Ferrimicrobium sp. genome. Proteins encoded here:
- the hisG gene encoding ATP phosphoribosyltransferase — translated: MLRIVVPKGSLERATFALFAEADLPIERSSEVDYRATIDDPRVREVRVLRPQEIPTYVAEGLFDLGITGRDWINETQAEVVSLGELRYSKVTSRPIRVVLAVAADSEVHEVSDLHDGVRVATEYPELTRRFFREHGVEPVILLSYGATEAKIPEIADAVVEITETGRALRAAGLRIIDTVLVSYTELIANPVSAANPEKRHAMEQLQTLLLGALSARDRVLVKLNVGGDHLSDIIEALPAMKSPTVSQLYKESGFAVEAVVPRSAINLLIPLLKDRGATDILELPLSKVVP